A genomic region of Papaver somniferum cultivar HN1 chromosome 7, ASM357369v1, whole genome shotgun sequence contains the following coding sequences:
- the LOC113298986 gene encoding polypyrimidine tract-binding protein homolog 2-like isoform X2: MSSVSSQQQFRYAQQPSKVLHLRNLPWECTEEELIELGKPFGKVINTKCNVGANRNQAFIEFADQNQAISMISYYASSSEPAQVRGKTVYLQYSNRQEIVHNKTTGDVAGNVLLVTIDGVGARDVSIDVLHLQVHVTETSSMAAYCIRRKLMCLFKIMVSSCVFSAFGFVHKIATFEKTAGFQVLVQFSDAATASAAKEALDGRCIPSYLLPEHVSACTLRITFSAHTDLTVKFQSHRSRDYINLNLPVAPSAMDGTGQLIAGFDAKKVEPESNVLLASIENMQYPVTVDVLHMVFSTFGPVQKIAMFEKNGGFQALIQYADIQTAVVAKEALEGHCIYDGGFCKLHLSYSRHTDLSVKVNNDRSRDYTIPDNSMVNAQPSILGHQPGLVMGPPAVPNYNGSHQFPVAGNGIMGGVPAGPGYPGVSHHTMQLPNNAYMPPPPPPPGAPHSTGGYGMMQYPNQGGQQPPVTQMSPNPQ; encoded by the exons ATGTCATCTGTGTCAAGTCAGCAACAATTCCGCTATGCACAACAACCTTCAAAAGTTCTCCATTTGAGAAATTTGCCATGGGAATGTACCGAGGAGGAGCTTATAGAACTAGGAAAGCCGTTTGGGAAAGTCATCAACACCAAGTGCAATGTCGGAGCTAACCGCAATCAGGCCTTTATTGAATTT GCAGACCAAAATCAAGCTATCTCTATGATATCTTATTATGCTTCATCCTCAGAACCAGCTCAGGTACGAGGGAAAACAGTCTACTTACAGTATTCTAACAGGCAAGAAATAGTACACAATAAAACCACTGGAGATGTAGCTGGAAATGTACTATTGGTGACTATCGACGGCGTTGGGGCACGTGATGTCAGCATAGATGTTCTACACTTG CAGGTCCATGTCACGGAAACATCTTCGATGGCAGCATATTGCATCAGGAGAAAGCTCATGTGT TTGTTTAAAATAATGGTTTCTTCTTGT GTATTTTCAGCTTTTGGCTTTGTGCATAAGATCGCTACTTTCGAAAAGACTGCTGGTTTTCAG GTGCTGGTTCAATTCTCGGATGCAGCAACTGCTTCCGCAGCAAAAGAGGCCCTTGATGGAAGATGCATCCCTAG TTACTTGCTTCCAGAACATGTGAGTGCATGTACTCTCAGAATAACATTTTCTGCGCACACAGATTTGACTGTGAAGTTTCAGAGCCACAGGAGTAG GGACTATATTAATCTAAACCTTCCCGTAGCTCCATCAGCCATGGATGGGACTGGTCAG TTAATTGCTGGATTTGATGCGAAAAAAGTAGAACCTGAGAGCAATGTCCTGCTTGCATCAATTGAGAATATGCAGTATCCAGTGACTGTGGATGTGCTACACATG GTCTTTTCTACTTTTGGACCTGTTCAAAAAATTGCCATGTTTGAAAAAAATGGAGGGTTTCAGGCTTTGATACAGTATGCAG ATATTCAAACTGCTGTTGTTGCAAAGGAGGCTTTGGAAGGTCACTGTATATATGATGGAGGGTTTTGCAAGCTTCACCTCTCATATTCCCGTCATACTGATCTCAGCGTGAAG GTGAATAATGATCGAAGTCGTGATTATACAATCCCTGATAACAGTATGGTAAATGCCCAACCATCGATTCTAGGGCACCAACCAGGTCTAGTGATGGGTCCTCCAGCGGTTCCAAACTATAATGGATCTCATCAATTTCCCGTAGCAGGAAATGGAATAATGGGAGGAGTTCCTGCAGGTCCTGGATACCCAGGTGTGTCTCATCATACTATGCAGTTGCCTAATAATGCGTACAtgccaccaccacctccgccacCTGGTGCACCCCACTCCACAGGTGGTTATGGAATGATGCAGTATCCAAATCAAGGTGGTCAACAGCCACCTGTCACTCAAATGTCGCCTAATCCGCAATGA
- the LOC113298986 gene encoding polypyrimidine tract-binding protein homolog 2-like isoform X3 → MSRKHLRWQHIASGESSCVFSAFGFVHKIATFEKTAGFQVLVQFSDAATASAAKEALDGRCIPSYLLPEHVSACTLRITFSAHTDLTVKFQSHRSRDYINLNLPVAPSAMDGTGQLIAGFDAKKVEPESNVLLASIENMQYPVTVDVLHMVFSTFGPVQKIAMFEKNGGFQALIQYADIQTAVVAKEALEGHCIYDGGFCKLHLSYSRHTDLSVKVNNDRSRDYTIPDNSMVNAQPSILGHQPGLVMGPPAVPNYNGSHQFPVAGNGIMGGVPAGPGYPGVSHHTMQLPNNAYMPPPPPPPGAPHSTGGYGMMQYPNQGGQQPPVTQMSPNPQ, encoded by the exons ATGTCACGGAAACATCTTCGATGGCAGCATATTGCATCAGGAGAAAGCTCATGT GTATTTTCAGCTTTTGGCTTTGTGCATAAGATCGCTACTTTCGAAAAGACTGCTGGTTTTCAG GTGCTGGTTCAATTCTCGGATGCAGCAACTGCTTCCGCAGCAAAAGAGGCCCTTGATGGAAGATGCATCCCTAG TTACTTGCTTCCAGAACATGTGAGTGCATGTACTCTCAGAATAACATTTTCTGCGCACACAGATTTGACTGTGAAGTTTCAGAGCCACAGGAGTAG GGACTATATTAATCTAAACCTTCCCGTAGCTCCATCAGCCATGGATGGGACTGGTCAG TTAATTGCTGGATTTGATGCGAAAAAAGTAGAACCTGAGAGCAATGTCCTGCTTGCATCAATTGAGAATATGCAGTATCCAGTGACTGTGGATGTGCTACACATG GTCTTTTCTACTTTTGGACCTGTTCAAAAAATTGCCATGTTTGAAAAAAATGGAGGGTTTCAGGCTTTGATACAGTATGCAG ATATTCAAACTGCTGTTGTTGCAAAGGAGGCTTTGGAAGGTCACTGTATATATGATGGAGGGTTTTGCAAGCTTCACCTCTCATATTCCCGTCATACTGATCTCAGCGTGAAG GTGAATAATGATCGAAGTCGTGATTATACAATCCCTGATAACAGTATGGTAAATGCCCAACCATCGATTCTAGGGCACCAACCAGGTCTAGTGATGGGTCCTCCAGCGGTTCCAAACTATAATGGATCTCATCAATTTCCCGTAGCAGGAAATGGAATAATGGGAGGAGTTCCTGCAGGTCCTGGATACCCAGGTGTGTCTCATCATACTATGCAGTTGCCTAATAATGCGTACAtgccaccaccacctccgccacCTGGTGCACCCCACTCCACAGGTGGTTATGGAATGATGCAGTATCCAAATCAAGGTGGTCAACAGCCACCTGTCACTCAAATGTCGCCTAATCCGCAATGA
- the LOC113298986 gene encoding polypyrimidine tract-binding protein homolog 2-like isoform X1 — protein sequence MSSVSSQQQFRYAQQPSKVLHLRNLPWECTEEELIELGKPFGKVINTKCNVGANRNQAFIEFADQNQAISMISYYASSSEPAQVRGKTVYLQYSNRQEIVHNKTTGDVAGNVLLVTIDGVGARDVSIDVLHLVFSAFGFVHKIATFEKTAGFQVLVQFSDAATASAAKEALDGRCIPSYLLPEHVSACTLRITFSAHTDLTVKFQSHRSRDYINLNLPVAPSAMDGTGQLIAGFDAKKVEPESNVLLASIENMQYPVTVDVLHMVFSTFGPVQKIAMFEKNGGFQALIQYADIQTAVVAKEALEGHCIYDGGFCKLHLSYSRHTDLSVKVNNDRSRDYTIPDNSMVNAQPSILGHQPGLVMGPPAVPNYNGSHQFPVAGNGIMGGVPAGPGYPGVSHHTMQLPNNAYMPPPPPPPGAPHSTGGYGMMQYPNQGGQQPPVTQMSPNPQ from the exons ATGTCATCTGTGTCAAGTCAGCAACAATTCCGCTATGCACAACAACCTTCAAAAGTTCTCCATTTGAGAAATTTGCCATGGGAATGTACCGAGGAGGAGCTTATAGAACTAGGAAAGCCGTTTGGGAAAGTCATCAACACCAAGTGCAATGTCGGAGCTAACCGCAATCAGGCCTTTATTGAATTT GCAGACCAAAATCAAGCTATCTCTATGATATCTTATTATGCTTCATCCTCAGAACCAGCTCAGGTACGAGGGAAAACAGTCTACTTACAGTATTCTAACAGGCAAGAAATAGTACACAATAAAACCACTGGAGATGTAGCTGGAAATGTACTATTGGTGACTATCGACGGCGTTGGGGCACGTGATGTCAGCATAGATGTTCTACACTTG GTATTTTCAGCTTTTGGCTTTGTGCATAAGATCGCTACTTTCGAAAAGACTGCTGGTTTTCAG GTGCTGGTTCAATTCTCGGATGCAGCAACTGCTTCCGCAGCAAAAGAGGCCCTTGATGGAAGATGCATCCCTAG TTACTTGCTTCCAGAACATGTGAGTGCATGTACTCTCAGAATAACATTTTCTGCGCACACAGATTTGACTGTGAAGTTTCAGAGCCACAGGAGTAG GGACTATATTAATCTAAACCTTCCCGTAGCTCCATCAGCCATGGATGGGACTGGTCAG TTAATTGCTGGATTTGATGCGAAAAAAGTAGAACCTGAGAGCAATGTCCTGCTTGCATCAATTGAGAATATGCAGTATCCAGTGACTGTGGATGTGCTACACATG GTCTTTTCTACTTTTGGACCTGTTCAAAAAATTGCCATGTTTGAAAAAAATGGAGGGTTTCAGGCTTTGATACAGTATGCAG ATATTCAAACTGCTGTTGTTGCAAAGGAGGCTTTGGAAGGTCACTGTATATATGATGGAGGGTTTTGCAAGCTTCACCTCTCATATTCCCGTCATACTGATCTCAGCGTGAAG GTGAATAATGATCGAAGTCGTGATTATACAATCCCTGATAACAGTATGGTAAATGCCCAACCATCGATTCTAGGGCACCAACCAGGTCTAGTGATGGGTCCTCCAGCGGTTCCAAACTATAATGGATCTCATCAATTTCCCGTAGCAGGAAATGGAATAATGGGAGGAGTTCCTGCAGGTCCTGGATACCCAGGTGTGTCTCATCATACTATGCAGTTGCCTAATAATGCGTACAtgccaccaccacctccgccacCTGGTGCACCCCACTCCACAGGTGGTTATGGAATGATGCAGTATCCAAATCAAGGTGGTCAACAGCCACCTGTCACTCAAATGTCGCCTAATCCGCAATGA